A genomic window from Candidatus Zixiibacteriota bacterium includes:
- a CDS encoding CHAT domain-containing tetratricopeptide repeat protein encodes MNIRLYLSMLFVCIVAPGSNVSCQTWQQTLSLTDSLIAQDEWDSAMTVFERTLEFEERRFGRSDRTVDVKFYRDGVSYRLYYRSFAGADSLYSRLAEISATLYGESSVQSALNLRKLGAVKVTLGQYREAESVFRRALSASEGAFGEESGEVAEILNDLGDVTLTLARYDEADSIARRAERIASRILGDEHPEVARSLQIMGGVMLGRSLYSRADSVFTMALAILEGRLGFEHADVAACLCQLGASHQHTNEFVKAESELKRSLEMRERIFGKEHVEVAASLKALGIYYHQIFWLCSESESLFVRAIDILTRTYGSSHPLVAMTELSLSSATIGLGRYGEAEIMVSRALGTLEKAFGDIHPKVATSLSVLAQIKRHVNQPSESIPLLDRAAGILRARDDSTSMMYAGVLLLAGPMYVESGQRDRAESSMAQGLMVAERLGDSTFLATAALQNARFFGRESKPQAKGFYEKVLAILENLHGGRHAMAAFALIGLARNFFLEGDIDRANLYLSRAMELTRDMFDEADISYASNMLLAAELSFKLGQLEQAESLYLKGLPLLKKIVGPYHISYSGGATTLARVYAAHGKYEESLERYREVLELAHRQMRIIFDAASERERLGYLYFYSPHYYDLLSLTLKHPTQESRELSLMMILRGKAILEEASMATQRRALCSGDTSVEHMLDELVRLRGRTSNMVLSGHSNKDTLAFLYASLDSVETELSRRCSEFQDQLALEDFSLQDVARALPEGAVLIEFFTHFLYDIDSGTYLSNDDGNVDAHFLAFTLDRQGNTSVTDLGSASEILTLIKAAQGMIYDAQGMVYSGKAAVAETKLNEITRQFREIVFDPLIRHFDGKTDLLVSMDGILNQLPLEILPMPDSSYLVENYRITYLSTGRDILRHVQPKETLQDVVIMADPDFNHGGDAFANGFSLPASEGGLPASLAQILRGTGGCLEGPMGRLGYSLNEGKSVAASFRKLSTRPVTEFYGSSASEGNLKRMGFSPSVLHLATHGYFCPNSGSLSEEYENPMLRAGLLLAGYNSTFEENLNGDEMTGEEDGVLTAYEVSALDLSGTELVTLSACESGRSEGHSNEGFYGLRRAFQHAGAQSVIMSLWKVPDRETKILMEGFYERWLSGASKQEALRQSQLSLLRKCRKEIGCGHPLLWGGFILTGNPN; translated from the coding sequence GTGAATATCAGGTTATACCTGTCAATGTTGTTCGTCTGTATTGTCGCGCCTGGCTCGAACGTTTCGTGCCAGACGTGGCAGCAGACGCTTTCACTCACAGATTCTCTTATTGCACAGGATGAATGGGATTCGGCAATGACGGTGTTCGAACGCACACTCGAATTTGAGGAAAGGCGGTTTGGACGTTCGGACAGAACGGTTGATGTCAAGTTTTACCGCGATGGCGTATCGTATCGTCTTTACTATCGCAGTTTCGCCGGGGCGGATAGCCTGTATTCCCGGTTGGCCGAGATATCGGCGACGCTCTATGGGGAAAGCAGCGTGCAGTCGGCACTGAATCTGCGTAAACTCGGGGCTGTAAAGGTGACACTGGGTCAGTACCGGGAAGCAGAGTCGGTGTTTCGCCGGGCCTTGTCCGCGTCTGAGGGAGCATTCGGAGAAGAATCTGGAGAGGTTGCCGAGATTCTTAATGATCTGGGTGACGTTACACTTACATTAGCCCGATACGACGAGGCCGATTCTATCGCGAGGCGGGCCGAGAGGATTGCCAGTCGGATTCTGGGGGATGAACATCCTGAGGTGGCGCGAAGTCTGCAGATAATGGGGGGTGTGATGCTCGGGCGCAGTTTGTATTCCCGAGCTGATTCAGTGTTCACAATGGCTCTGGCAATTCTGGAGGGCCGGTTGGGTTTTGAACATGCCGATGTGGCGGCGTGCCTTTGTCAACTGGGCGCGAGTCACCAACACACGAACGAATTCGTAAAGGCGGAATCCGAACTCAAGCGTTCCCTTGAAATGAGAGAGCGTATTTTCGGCAAGGAGCATGTCGAGGTAGCTGCGAGTCTAAAGGCATTGGGCATCTACTATCATCAGATATTCTGGCTCTGCTCAGAGTCAGAGAGTCTGTTTGTTCGCGCAATAGATATTCTGACCCGGACGTATGGATCGAGCCACCCGCTCGTGGCGATGACAGAGTTATCTTTGTCCTCGGCAACTATTGGATTGGGCAGATACGGTGAAGCCGAGATTATGGTCAGCCGAGCTCTGGGCACGCTTGAGAAGGCTTTCGGTGACATTCATCCAAAGGTGGCAACATCGCTGTCGGTGTTGGCACAGATCAAAAGACATGTCAATCAGCCAAGTGAGAGCATTCCTCTTCTCGATCGCGCGGCCGGCATCTTGAGGGCTCGAGACGACTCTACGAGCATGATGTATGCGGGAGTATTGCTTCTGGCCGGTCCCATGTACGTGGAATCAGGTCAGCGCGACCGAGCGGAATCTTCTATGGCGCAAGGTCTGATGGTAGCGGAACGGCTTGGTGATTCGACGTTCCTCGCTACGGCAGCCCTTCAAAACGCGAGATTCTTCGGGCGTGAATCCAAACCGCAGGCTAAGGGATTCTACGAGAAAGTATTGGCCATCCTTGAGAATCTTCATGGCGGAAGGCACGCGATGGCCGCATTCGCCCTCATCGGCCTGGCGCGAAATTTCTTTCTGGAAGGAGATATTGATCGGGCGAATCTGTATCTTTCGCGGGCGATGGAACTAACCCGCGATATGTTCGACGAAGCGGACATCAGTTACGCCTCAAATATGCTGCTGGCTGCGGAGCTATCGTTCAAACTTGGGCAACTGGAGCAGGCCGAATCCTTGTACCTGAAGGGCCTTCCTCTTTTGAAGAAGATTGTCGGGCCGTATCATATCAGTTATTCCGGGGGGGCGACAACACTCGCTCGGGTCTACGCCGCACATGGCAAATATGAAGAGAGTCTCGAGCGCTACAGAGAAGTTCTTGAGTTGGCACACCGCCAGATGAGGATCATTTTCGACGCAGCTTCGGAGCGTGAGCGGTTGGGGTATCTGTATTTCTACTCTCCTCACTACTACGATCTTCTGTCTCTGACGCTGAAACACCCGACTCAGGAGTCTCGAGAATTGTCGCTAATGATGATTCTCCGCGGAAAGGCCATTCTGGAAGAAGCCTCCATGGCCACCCAGCGCAGGGCGCTTTGCAGCGGAGATACATCTGTCGAACACATGCTTGATGAGTTAGTACGACTCCGCGGCAGAACGTCAAACATGGTTCTGTCGGGTCATTCCAACAAGGACACCCTGGCGTTTCTGTATGCTTCGCTGGATTCAGTCGAGACGGAACTGAGCCGGAGATGCTCGGAATTTCAGGATCAGTTGGCCCTCGAAGACTTTTCTCTGCAAGATGTCGCCAGGGCTCTTCCAGAAGGTGCTGTTTTGATTGAGTTTTTCACGCATTTTCTATACGACATCGATTCGGGAACATACCTGAGCAATGATGACGGCAACGTTGACGCGCATTTTCTCGCTTTCACCCTTGACCGTCAGGGTAACACCTCTGTCACCGATCTCGGGTCAGCATCTGAGATTCTAACACTGATAAAAGCCGCTCAGGGTATGATTTATGATGCTCAGGGAATGGTGTACTCCGGCAAAGCGGCTGTCGCGGAAACGAAACTCAACGAGATTACACGGCAGTTCAGAGAGATTGTGTTTGACCCGCTGATTCGCCACTTCGATGGCAAGACGGATTTGCTCGTTTCTATGGATGGGATTTTGAACCAGTTGCCGCTGGAGATATTGCCGATGCCGGATAGCTCTTATCTGGTGGAGAATTATCGGATAACTTATCTTTCGACCGGTCGGGATATTCTACGGCATGTGCAACCCAAAGAGACACTGCAGGATGTCGTGATCATGGCTGATCCCGATTTCAATCACGGTGGCGATGCCTTTGCCAACGGTTTCTCCCTTCCGGCGTCCGAAGGCGGACTGCCGGCATCGCTGGCCCAGATACTACGCGGGACTGGCGGATGCCTTGAGGGCCCCATGGGGCGTTTGGGTTACAGTTTGAACGAGGGTAAGAGTGTTGCCGCTTCTTTTCGCAAGTTGTCGACAAGGCCGGTAACGGAGTTCTACGGTTCCAGCGCCAGTGAGGGAAATTTGAAACGGATGGGTTTCTCTCCGAGCGTGCTGCACCTTGCCACGCACGGGTATTTCTGTCCGAACTCCGGAAGTCTTTCGGAAGAATACGAAAACCCGATGCTTCGTGCCGGGCTGCTTCTGGCCGGCTACAACAGCACCTTCGAAGAAAACCTTAATGGTGATGAAATGACCGGCGAGGAAGACGGTGTCCTGACGGCCTACGAGGTATCTGCTCTCGATTTGAGCGGTACGGAATTGGTAACTCTGTCAGCGTGCGAGAGCGGCCGGTCCGAAGGGCATTCTAACGAAGGGTTCTATGGTCTTCGACGGGCCTTTCAGCATGCCGGAGCGCAAAGTGTGATAATGAGTCTCTGGAAAGTGCCGGATCGAGAGACGAAGATTCTAATGGAGGGTTTTTACGAACGCTGGCTCTCCGGAGCAAGCAAGCAAGAGGCGCTTCGTCAGTCGCAGTTGTCCCTCCTTCGCAAGTGTCGAAAGGAGATAGGCTGTGGTCATCCACTGTTGTGGGGCGGGTTTATTCTGACCGGAAATCCGAACTGA
- a CDS encoding sigma 54-interacting transcriptional regulator, translating into MSDEIDIIKMRAAFDEVTAINRLIERLSRINEINHIMSLIIGELIHLTRADEGVINLVSPLAETDLETVVRKRQDDAEPVPFKVSGQISGWVLKEARTLKVDDLDSDRRFSGLSSDGGKYKSLLCCPMMARGEIVGLTTLVRSADSGAFTDDQARVAGIIASQSAQVLSNALLLRELARKNELLQLSQKKLQEENLMLKHEVGTAFAFESIIGKSERMKKALALASKASGSEAPVLILGDTGTGKELIARAIHYNSIRKDKSLVIKNCGVKTESLLESELFGHTRGAFTGADRSKPGLFREADGGTIFLDEIGDAPLSTQAAILRVLENGEIRPVGASKTEYVDVRIISATNQDLASLIKDGRFRQDLYYRLNTFTIEVPPLSQRRDDIPLLINHFLKKLRIKLGCENLGITPEALDFLSGCPWPGNVRQLENEIERAAVVCDTDGVIDVADLSPELIRSRGDNPDVKGYTGNLRDITEKIERDIIESTLTENRGNILKSSRLLGLTRKGLKDKMARYGITVDNTE; encoded by the coding sequence ATGTCCGACGAAATTGATATCATCAAGATGCGGGCAGCCTTCGACGAAGTCACAGCCATAAATCGTCTTATCGAACGTCTCAGCCGAATCAACGAGATTAATCACATCATGTCGTTGATTATTGGCGAGTTGATACATCTTACCAGAGCTGACGAGGGTGTTATCAATCTGGTCTCTCCCCTCGCCGAAACGGATTTGGAGACAGTGGTGAGAAAGCGTCAGGATGATGCCGAGCCGGTTCCTTTCAAGGTGAGTGGCCAGATTTCCGGATGGGTGCTTAAGGAGGCCCGGACACTCAAGGTGGATGATCTGGATTCGGATCGGAGGTTTTCGGGGCTTTCTTCGGACGGTGGCAAATATAAGTCACTGCTTTGTTGTCCGATGATGGCGCGGGGCGAGATAGTCGGTCTCACAACGTTGGTAAGGAGCGCCGACAGTGGAGCCTTTACGGATGATCAAGCCCGTGTGGCGGGGATTATAGCCTCTCAGTCCGCACAGGTGTTGAGCAACGCGCTTTTGCTCAGGGAACTGGCGCGCAAAAATGAGCTTCTGCAATTATCGCAGAAGAAGCTCCAGGAAGAGAACCTGATGTTAAAGCACGAGGTGGGAACGGCTTTTGCGTTTGAGAGCATTATCGGTAAGTCCGAGCGGATGAAAAAAGCGCTGGCGCTGGCATCGAAAGCAAGCGGCAGCGAGGCTCCGGTGCTGATTCTGGGCGACACCGGAACCGGTAAGGAATTGATCGCCCGAGCGATACATTATAACAGTATTCGTAAAGACAAGTCGCTCGTAATCAAAAATTGCGGCGTTAAAACCGAATCGCTTTTGGAGTCGGAATTGTTCGGCCACACCCGGGGCGCTTTTACCGGCGCGGATCGCAGTAAACCGGGGTTGTTTCGCGAGGCCGACGGCGGGACGATCTTTCTGGATGAGATTGGAGATGCTCCCCTATCAACGCAGGCGGCTATCCTGAGGGTGCTCGAGAATGGTGAGATCCGACCGGTGGGAGCCTCGAAAACCGAATATGTTGATGTCCGAATTATCTCAGCCACCAACCAGGATCTGGCCAGTCTCATAAAAGACGGGCGATTCAGGCAGGATTTGTACTACCGGCTGAATACTTTTACTATCGAGGTTCCTCCGCTCTCGCAACGCCGCGACGATATCCCCCTGCTGATAAATCATTTTCTGAAAAAACTTCGCATCAAACTCGGCTGTGAGAATCTGGGCATAACGCCCGAAGCTCTCGATTTTCTCAGCGGATGTCCGTGGCCGGGCAATGTAAGGCAGCTTGAAAACGAGATTGAGCGGGCGGCAGTCGTGTGTGACACTGACGGTGTAATCGATGTAGCCGACCTCTCCCCCGAGTTGATTCGCAGCAGGGGTGACAATCCCGATGTTAAAGGATACACCGGAAATCTTCGCGACATAACTGAGAAGATCGAGCGGGATATTATTGAATCGACGTTGACCGAAAACCGAGGGAACATACTGAAAAGTTCACGGCTGCTCGGTCTCACTCGCAAGGGGCTTAAGGATAAGATGGCGCGCTACGGGATCACCGTCGACAACACCGAGTGA
- a CDS encoding protein kinase, which produces MMVSPDSSFESESTIAAGTRINHYKILSKIGSGAMGEVYLAQDAGLERQVALKFMKTSLAADQSARDRFVREARAAAALKHFNIVTIFEVSEYNGRPFIAMEYIGGGSLRSMLADGALPLKTATVIVADICDGLSEAHRHGIVHRDIKPANILLDENGRAKLVDFGLAHTPHLSGASDTELTSGTLAYMSPEQVRGEAPSVSSDLFSLGVTWYQMLTGELPFTGDYEASIIYSIANEDPVPVRNLCPDILPEVEKLVAALLEKDPKKRPREVSEVLARLREVQGDQASSSHGVSRRRPTVAWYGSIILILIAVAAIIQLRFDPLGITTPERETLAVMPFINLGPAEDEYFADGITDAITTHLARSGNLSVISRASSMLYRESKKNPQAIGAELGATYLLTGTILWEKGATVSHVRINAELVRVSDGSSVWADSYVRVLEKIFDLQSDIANNVTRALKIAVPVTQQQRLTRIPTRDLEAYDLYLRGNDYFNRSWDRRDIEIATDLYQQAIERDSNFAEAYAMLARGHASMYWEYFDHNDTRRQLALQAANKALELQPDLVEGHLALGYCYYHCGRDYQSALREFDLALASQPNNAELLNAIAAVQRRQGNMSASVENFARALELDPRSHLKAFDVGLTYGMLRQYDQAEQYLRRTVALAPDWPLPYIYRAWLHVFKDGDTARARAILQQSEGRADLSRSKFYWWLARIVEKDPRKILSEIHSGSDTAAFHLQQAQLYRLLGQQNLMRIYADSARAVYEQRLTTQPLDAGFESSLGLALAYLGDKDAAMRHSQKAIELLPTSKEAFDAPFLVLNLAEVLVIFEQFDAAVEQLHFLLSIPGFVSAPYLRLDPLWEPLRHRPDFQKLLAEAA; this is translated from the coding sequence ATGATGGTGAGCCCGGACAGTTCTTTCGAGTCGGAATCAACCATCGCCGCCGGTACACGGATCAACCACTACAAAATTCTCAGCAAAATCGGCAGCGGCGCGATGGGTGAGGTCTACCTGGCTCAAGACGCTGGTCTCGAGCGTCAGGTAGCCCTGAAATTCATGAAGACGAGTCTTGCCGCCGACCAGTCGGCGCGCGACAGATTCGTACGCGAGGCACGGGCTGCCGCTGCCCTCAAACACTTCAATATCGTCACCATCTTCGAGGTGTCCGAGTATAACGGCCGCCCTTTCATCGCAATGGAATATATCGGAGGAGGTAGCCTCCGGTCGATGCTGGCCGACGGGGCTTTGCCTCTAAAAACGGCAACAGTCATAGTTGCCGATATCTGCGATGGCTTATCCGAAGCTCACCGCCACGGAATCGTGCACCGTGATATCAAACCGGCAAATATTCTTCTCGATGAAAACGGTCGCGCCAAACTTGTCGATTTCGGACTGGCTCACACCCCGCACCTCTCCGGTGCCTCCGACACGGAATTGACTTCGGGGACACTCGCTTACATGTCTCCGGAGCAGGTGCGCGGCGAAGCGCCATCAGTCTCATCCGACCTGTTCTCACTCGGAGTCACCTGGTATCAGATGCTGACCGGCGAGCTGCCCTTCACCGGCGACTATGAGGCGTCCATCATCTATTCAATTGCCAATGAAGATCCTGTGCCCGTTCGGAATCTATGCCCCGATATTTTACCCGAGGTAGAGAAGCTCGTTGCTGCCCTGCTTGAGAAAGACCCGAAAAAACGACCCCGTGAGGTTTCAGAAGTCCTCGCAAGACTCAGGGAGGTACAGGGGGACCAGGCATCATCATCTCATGGAGTCTCGCGACGACGGCCAACAGTGGCGTGGTATGGCTCTATCATCCTGATTTTAATCGCCGTCGCCGCAATCATTCAACTCCGATTTGACCCGCTTGGAATCACCACACCGGAAAGGGAAACTCTGGCGGTGATGCCGTTTATCAACCTCGGTCCGGCTGAAGATGAATATTTCGCCGATGGTATTACCGATGCTATCACCACCCATCTCGCCAGATCCGGCAATCTGAGTGTCATCTCCCGCGCCAGTTCGATGCTTTACCGGGAGAGCAAAAAGAATCCGCAGGCAATCGGGGCTGAACTCGGAGCCACCTACCTTCTCACCGGTACTATTCTGTGGGAAAAAGGCGCCACCGTAAGCCACGTGCGCATCAATGCCGAACTGGTCAGAGTATCCGATGGCTCGAGTGTCTGGGCCGATTCTTACGTTCGAGTGCTGGAAAAGATTTTCGACCTTCAGTCCGACATCGCCAACAATGTTACCCGCGCTCTTAAAATCGCAGTGCCGGTTACTCAGCAGCAGCGACTCACCCGGATTCCCACGCGAGATCTCGAAGCATACGACCTGTACCTTCGGGGTAACGACTACTTCAACCGGAGCTGGGACCGCCGCGACATCGAAATAGCTACCGACCTGTATCAGCAGGCGATCGAAAGGGACTCCAATTTCGCCGAAGCTTACGCCATGCTTGCGCGCGGGCATGCATCGATGTACTGGGAATATTTCGATCATAATGACACTCGCAGACAGCTGGCGCTCCAGGCGGCGAACAAAGCTCTTGAGCTCCAGCCGGATCTTGTGGAAGGCCACCTCGCCCTCGGTTATTGCTACTATCACTGTGGGCGAGATTATCAGAGCGCGCTCAGAGAGTTTGATCTGGCTCTGGCCAGCCAGCCGAACAACGCGGAGCTTCTCAACGCCATAGCCGCCGTGCAGCGAAGGCAGGGAAACATGTCCGCATCAGTCGAGAATTTCGCCAGGGCGCTGGAACTCGACCCGCGTTCGCATCTGAAGGCGTTCGATGTTGGCCTCACCTATGGTATGCTCAGGCAATACGACCAGGCCGAACAATATCTCCGGCGTACCGTAGCGCTGGCCCCCGATTGGCCCCTGCCTTACATATACCGGGCCTGGCTCCACGTTTTCAAAGACGGCGACACTGCCAGGGCACGGGCGATTCTCCAGCAGTCGGAGGGACGCGCCGACCTGTCACGCTCTAAGTTCTACTGGTGGTTGGCTCGAATTGTCGAGAAAGATCCGCGAAAAATCCTGAGCGAAATTCATAGCGGCTCAGACACAGCCGCTTTCCATCTCCAGCAAGCGCAACTGTATCGCCTGCTCGGCCAACAAAACCTCATGCGAATCTATGCCGATTCGGCCCGAGCGGTTTACGAGCAAAGACTGACCACTCAACCGCTGGATGCCGGTTTTGAAAGTTCACTCGGGCTCGCCTTGGCATACCTGGGGGACAAAGATGCCGCCATGCGGCACTCACAGAAGGCCATCGAACTGTTGCCTACATCAAAAGAGGCTTTCGATGCTCCCTTCCTGGTGTTGAACCTTGCCGAAGTCCTGGTGATATTTGAGCAATTTGATGCCGCTGTGGAGCAATTGCATTTCCTGCTCTCCATACCGGGCTTTGTCTCAGCGCCATACCTTCGGCTCGACCCCCTGTGGGAGCCGCTGCGTCACCGTCCTGATTTTCAGAAATTACTTGCGGAAGCCGCCTGA
- a CDS encoding C1 family peptidase, which produces MNRGIISFLAMIMFGLPSFSLSQTTTQQIDSLRKVGEREGWTFTVGMTDASRYSLEQLCGMKKPDQLPTGTSVMPALTSSAMNFPSYFDWRELGGVTPIRNQGSCGSCWAFATVGALECNLKIRDGITVDLSEQWLVSCNNSGFGCDGGWWAHDYHLPLSHPEVRFDDCGDNAPVFEADFPYTASDDPCDCPYPHQYDLCINDWGYISEELIVAPVDDIKRAIMMYGPVSVSVYVNAAFQNYTGGVFNACSDEEINHAIVLVGWDDTLGANGCWILRNSWGTNWGENGYMYIEYGCSRVGYGACYVDCGLPSSMDFWGDSLYGYVPHTVNFEAYYPDPVDTWSWSFGDGGTDNVESPGHTYNERGSFDVTLEVVSGGELHSVTKEMYIVAIADTLKTTSEAGLPGEQVVLTLSTFNSAPTEYFKIPVEFANDFNLRYDSFSTVGCRTDYFERQDYLHYDIWFGRRFTLRLISSQTETSPDLPVGEGPIVKLFFTIPVTAIEGNTAAILIDGYDAYLPQYSGDWATYTVPAISGSIIVSDYCCSLRGDIDHSGSLDGLDITYFVNWMWKSSPELPCEDEAEVNGDGAVDPLDLTYLVDYFWKSGPAPVSCE; this is translated from the coding sequence ATGAACAGAGGAATAATTTCGTTTCTGGCGATGATAATGTTTGGATTACCGTCCTTCTCTTTGTCGCAGACGACGACTCAACAAATCGATTCTCTGCGAAAAGTCGGCGAGCGGGAAGGATGGACTTTCACGGTGGGCATGACCGATGCCTCCCGATATTCGCTGGAACAGTTGTGCGGCATGAAGAAGCCGGATCAGTTGCCGACCGGCACGAGCGTGATGCCAGCTCTGACCTCGAGCGCGATGAATTTCCCTTCTTATTTCGACTGGCGGGAACTTGGCGGCGTTACTCCTATCAGGAACCAGGGAAGTTGCGGGAGTTGCTGGGCATTCGCTACTGTAGGCGCGCTTGAATGCAATCTGAAAATTCGTGATGGTATCACGGTTGATCTTTCCGAGCAATGGCTGGTGAGCTGCAACAATTCGGGCTTCGGTTGTGATGGCGGCTGGTGGGCGCACGACTATCATCTGCCGCTATCTCACCCCGAGGTAAGATTTGATGACTGTGGCGACAACGCTCCGGTTTTTGAAGCGGATTTCCCGTACACCGCATCCGATGATCCGTGCGACTGCCCTTATCCCCACCAGTACGATCTATGTATCAACGACTGGGGCTATATCTCAGAAGAGTTGATAGTCGCGCCGGTCGATGATATAAAGCGCGCCATAATGATGTACGGGCCGGTCAGTGTGAGTGTGTATGTGAACGCGGCGTTTCAAAACTACACCGGGGGAGTCTTTAACGCCTGCTCCGACGAAGAAATCAATCACGCCATCGTGCTGGTTGGCTGGGATGACACTCTGGGGGCAAACGGTTGCTGGATTCTTCGAAACTCATGGGGGACCAACTGGGGTGAGAACGGTTACATGTATATTGAATACGGCTGTTCCCGTGTCGGTTACGGCGCTTGTTATGTCGACTGTGGTCTGCCAAGCTCGATGGATTTCTGGGGCGACAGTCTCTATGGCTACGTACCACACACTGTCAATTTCGAAGCTTATTATCCCGACCCGGTGGATACGTGGTCATGGAGTTTCGGCGACGGCGGAACCGACAACGTTGAGTCGCCCGGACACACTTACAACGAGAGAGGCTCTTTTGATGTAACCCTGGAAGTTGTCTCCGGAGGAGAATTACATTCCGTGACAAAAGAGATGTATATCGTAGCCATAGCCGATACGCTGAAAACCACAAGTGAAGCGGGCCTACCCGGCGAGCAGGTGGTGCTCACGCTTTCCACGTTCAATTCAGCGCCGACCGAGTACTTCAAAATACCGGTCGAGTTTGCCAATGATTTCAATTTGAGATATGATTCATTTTCGACTGTCGGATGCCGGACAGATTATTTCGAAAGACAGGATTATCTTCACTACGATATTTGGTTTGGAAGGCGGTTCACGCTCAGGCTGATTTCCTCTCAAACAGAGACATCACCTGACTTACCCGTCGGCGAGGGTCCCATCGTGAAGCTGTTTTTCACCATTCCGGTCACGGCTATTGAGGGCAACACGGCGGCGATCCTCATTGACGGTTATGACGCTTATCTGCCTCAGTATTCAGGCGATTGGGCTACTTACACCGTCCCTGCCATCTCCGGGAGCATAATAGTTAGCGACTACTGTTGTTCTCTGAGAGGCGATATCGATCACAGCGGCAGCCTTGACGGTCTTGACATAACGTACTTTGTCAATTGGATGTGGAAGTCCAGTCCGGAGCTTCCATGCGAGGATGAAGCCGAAGTCAATGGCGACGGCGCGGTTGATCCATTGGATCTGACATACCTCGTGGACTACTTCTGGAAGAGCGGACCCGCGCCTGTTTCTTGTGAGTAA
- a CDS encoding DUF4328 domain-containing protein: MPEIANSASINQPAGPTAAFKDPTSLTWTLKAMLYAGILLLVIGIWSGWLELQLLDDAINGYEISDEAAEINDLRQGLIGLLQIVLFIATAVVFSIWTYRANYNAHALGGRGMKYTPGWAVGWYFVPIANIIKPMYVMEEIYRVSENPSVNISEKKSVRFVQLWWALWLISGFVGQLAFRKSMRAEALEDLYESSAWIFAGDIIEIPAYIVALLLITKICEMQMSKVRPVTLSP, from the coding sequence ATGCCCGAGATAGCCAACAGCGCCTCAATAAACCAACCGGCGGGGCCGACTGCCGCCTTCAAAGACCCGACCAGCCTGACATGGACACTTAAGGCTATGCTCTACGCAGGCATCCTGTTGCTCGTAATCGGTATTTGGTCCGGATGGCTGGAACTACAGCTTCTGGACGACGCAATAAACGGATACGAGATATCTGATGAAGCGGCAGAGATCAATGACCTCAGGCAAGGGCTTATCGGGCTTCTCCAGATTGTTCTCTTTATCGCAACGGCCGTCGTATTTTCGATCTGGACCTACCGGGCCAACTATAACGCCCACGCGCTTGGGGGGAGAGGTATGAAATACACGCCGGGATGGGCGGTGGGCTGGTATTTCGTACCCATAGCCAACATTATCAAGCCGATGTATGTCATGGAGGAAATCTATCGCGTCAGCGAAAACCCATCGGTCAATATCAGCGAGAAGAAATCTGTTCGTTTCGTGCAGCTCTGGTGGGCATTGTGGCTTATCTCCGGTTTTGTTGGGCAACTGGCGTTCCGAAAGTCGATGCGAGCCGAGGCCCTTGAAGACCTGTATGAGTCCTCCGCGTGGATTTTTGCCGGAGACATCATTGAAATCCCTGCCTATATTGTCGCCCTGCTCTTGATAACGAAGATTTGCGAAATGCAAATGTCGAAAGTAAGGCCGGTAACACTGAGCCCCTGA